One region of Arthrobacter sp. StoSoilB22 genomic DNA includes:
- the nrdI gene encoding class Ib ribonucleoside-diphosphate reductase assembly flavoprotein NrdI: MAPLAAAPVRDAAEAVTTRSHLIYFSSTSENTKRFVQKLGMDAARIPLYAQDAPLQALEPFVLVLPTYGGTNGEGSVPKQVIRFLNDPRNRELIRGVIGAGNTNFADNYCAAGDIVSVKCNVPHLYKFELMGTPEDVQRVNEGLEKFWTQLSQKQK; encoded by the coding sequence ATGGCACCGCTGGCAGCGGCACCCGTACGCGATGCTGCGGAAGCTGTGACCACGAGGAGTCACCTCATCTACTTTTCCTCGACCTCCGAGAACACCAAACGATTCGTCCAGAAACTGGGTATGGATGCAGCACGCATCCCGCTTTATGCCCAGGACGCTCCGCTTCAAGCTCTGGAACCCTTCGTCCTCGTGCTGCCTACTTATGGCGGGACAAACGGCGAAGGTTCCGTGCCAAAGCAGGTCATCAGATTCCTCAACGATCCCAGGAACAGGGAACTGATCCGCGGTGTTATTGGAGCAGGAAACACTAATTTCGCGGACAACTATTGCGCGGCAGGCGACATCGTCTCCGTCAAGTGCAACGTGCCGCATCTTTACAAATTTGAACTCATGGGAACGCCGGAAGACGTTCAGCGGGTCAACGAAGGGCTGGAAAAGTTTTGGACACAACTGTCGCAGAAACAGAAGTAA
- the nrdH gene encoding glutaredoxin-like protein NrdH — protein sequence MTVTVYTKPACVQCNATYRALDKKGIAYQSVDISQDAEALERLKALGYLQAPVVVTEQDHWSGFRPDKIEELAQAVSSVA from the coding sequence ATGACCGTAACGGTTTACACGAAGCCGGCCTGTGTTCAGTGCAACGCAACCTACCGAGCACTCGACAAGAAGGGCATTGCCTACCAGAGTGTGGACATCTCCCAGGACGCCGAGGCCCTCGAGCGCCTCAAGGCACTGGGTTACCTGCAGGCGCCGGTTGTCGTCACCGAGCAGGACCACTGGTCTGGTTTCCGCCCGGACAAGATCGAGGAACTGGCCCAGGCCGTTTCCTCCGTGGCCTAA
- a CDS encoding LysR family transcriptional regulator, producing MVNLLHLRTLMEVTRLGSFAAAAAQLGYTASAVSQQMAALERDTGVELFQRSARSVIPTEAAVTMTRHASKVLTDVEALMAAASRTNDSPAQELRLGIFPSLATYVLPEILRNDRWKRLGIELRVSVAEPAQTIQGLRTGGELDVALVYQVGQSGLAWPHSLERQWIGDDDFRVVLPASWKIREDAEIEAAHLSDMPWIVHHPGTSDALVIERLFASCNLHPRVVAYSDDFHASLEMTAAGLGASLVPELALRNRPPGVVVLDVPDIRLARNVFALLINEKRTAQVQLFTQLLADTLRDTSGKSGLHPLKSAPVKGRNPKG from the coding sequence ATGGTCAACCTTCTCCATCTCCGCACGTTGATGGAGGTCACCCGGCTGGGTTCCTTCGCCGCAGCGGCCGCCCAGCTCGGCTACACAGCGTCGGCAGTGTCCCAACAGATGGCCGCGCTGGAACGCGATACCGGCGTCGAACTCTTCCAACGCTCTGCCCGCAGCGTCATTCCCACCGAGGCCGCGGTGACCATGACCCGGCACGCGTCCAAGGTGCTGACCGACGTCGAAGCTCTCATGGCCGCGGCTTCAAGGACCAACGACTCCCCCGCCCAGGAGCTGAGACTGGGTATTTTCCCCAGCCTCGCCACTTATGTACTGCCGGAGATCCTCCGGAACGATCGGTGGAAGAGACTGGGCATTGAGCTCCGCGTCTCAGTGGCCGAACCGGCCCAGACCATCCAAGGACTTCGCACCGGCGGCGAACTGGATGTGGCATTGGTTTATCAGGTGGGGCAATCCGGTTTGGCGTGGCCGCATTCGCTGGAGCGCCAGTGGATTGGCGACGACGACTTCCGGGTGGTGCTGCCCGCATCATGGAAAATCCGGGAGGACGCCGAGATCGAAGCGGCTCACCTCTCGGACATGCCATGGATCGTCCACCACCCCGGCACCAGCGATGCCCTGGTCATCGAACGCCTCTTCGCCAGCTGCAACCTGCACCCCCGCGTGGTGGCTTACAGCGATGACTTCCATGCCAGCCTGGAGATGACCGCAGCCGGCCTGGGGGCATCGCTGGTACCGGAACTGGCGCTGCGCAACCGGCCACCCGGCGTCGTAGTTCTTGATGTTCCGGACATCCGCCTGGCCCGGAACGTCTTCGCTCTTCTCATCAATGAAAAGAGGACAGCCCAAGTGCAGTTGTTCACACAGCTGCTCGCTGACACCCTGAGGGACACCTCGGGAAAGAGTGGCCTCCACCCCCTGAAATCCGCTCCTGTCAAGGGCCGGAACCCCAAAGGGTGA
- a CDS encoding DUF2004 domain-containing protein, with protein sequence MGKVASKHFGEIELNHGREHCFVARHELGGNQLELDLNVTAHDHFDEAAMRKVDYRLRFLPELVDQVREMIADELDQDGTNPQQFLHFHCSQLKEEQLQSVFGVKDKGQLTNDVFLKALKLGHVAIYPGQPERYFVLDFTLGSHFTDELLVAAADEDGVVDDEILWES encoded by the coding sequence ATGGGCAAGGTAGCGAGCAAACATTTTGGGGAGATCGAGCTCAACCACGGGCGTGAACATTGCTTCGTTGCGAGACACGAACTTGGCGGCAACCAGCTTGAGTTGGACCTCAACGTCACTGCGCACGATCACTTCGATGAGGCGGCCATGCGCAAGGTGGACTACAGGTTGCGCTTCCTGCCCGAACTCGTGGACCAAGTCAGGGAAATGATCGCCGACGAACTGGACCAGGACGGCACCAACCCCCAACAGTTCCTCCATTTTCACTGTTCGCAGCTCAAGGAAGAGCAACTCCAATCCGTCTTCGGCGTCAAAGACAAAGGCCAGCTCACCAACGACGTCTTCCTGAAAGCCCTCAAGCTTGGCCACGTGGCCATCTATCCCGGCCAGCCGGAACGATACTTCGTACTGGATTTCACCCTCGGATCACACTTCACCGACGAACTGTTGGTGGCTGCAGCTGACGAGGACGGCGTGGTGGACGACGAAATTCTCTGGGAGTCGTAA
- a CDS encoding VWA domain-containing protein, giving the protein MTFAPIVPWPLLALAFAALLGFTTWTYVRRESTRPRRTSKPAALRGAAVVLLLLAALRPGWAGGQAQTGTADMDVFFVVDTSTSMAAEDYNGTSTRLSGVQQDVMAIAKELAGAKFSLITFDNKANVRMPLTQDATALQTAMATLQPQNSRYAKGSSVTGAAQLLKDRLKAANQQHPGRPALVFYAGDGENTSAEAPAPMNAGNVAGGAVLGYGTGRGGRMKETSTPDTAYVQDKTSDTPQDAVSRIDEGQLRAIADQLHVPYAHRTGTEPTSDMLSQARPGTMTAMTPDGPGRVELYWLLSLAAFLLAINEPLRHFTALQSLRPAVRKGTTP; this is encoded by the coding sequence ATGACCTTCGCCCCCATCGTTCCGTGGCCCCTGCTGGCCCTGGCCTTCGCAGCCTTGCTCGGTTTCACGACTTGGACCTACGTGCGTCGTGAGTCAACCCGGCCGCGGCGGACCTCTAAGCCTGCAGCCCTGCGCGGTGCCGCCGTCGTCCTTCTGCTTCTTGCCGCTCTACGTCCCGGTTGGGCTGGAGGCCAAGCCCAAACCGGCACCGCAGACATGGACGTGTTCTTCGTCGTGGACACCAGCACCAGCATGGCCGCAGAAGACTACAACGGAACCAGCACCCGGCTTTCAGGAGTCCAGCAGGACGTCATGGCCATTGCCAAGGAACTGGCCGGAGCCAAGTTTTCGCTCATCACCTTCGATAACAAAGCCAACGTCCGCATGCCCCTCACACAGGATGCAACAGCCCTGCAAACCGCCATGGCAACCCTGCAACCACAAAACAGCAGGTACGCCAAAGGAAGCAGCGTCACCGGTGCGGCCCAACTCCTGAAAGACAGACTCAAAGCGGCAAATCAGCAACACCCAGGGCGCCCCGCACTGGTCTTCTACGCCGGCGACGGTGAGAACACCAGCGCGGAAGCGCCGGCTCCCATGAACGCCGGCAATGTGGCCGGGGGAGCAGTACTCGGGTACGGTACCGGGCGGGGCGGGAGAATGAAGGAAACCTCCACCCCCGATACCGCGTACGTGCAGGACAAAACCTCCGACACCCCGCAGGACGCCGTCTCACGAATCGACGAAGGACAGCTGCGCGCCATCGCAGACCAGCTCCACGTTCCCTACGCCCATAGGACAGGCACCGAGCCAACCTCGGACATGCTGAGCCAGGCCCGCCCCGGCACCATGACCGCAATGACCCCCGACGGTCCGGGCCGCGTGGAACTCTACTGGCTGCTCTCCCTGGCCGCTTTCCTTCTGGCGATCAACGAACCTTTGCGGCACTTCACCGCCCTCCAATCGCTTCGGCCCGCCGTGCGGAAGGGGACCACCCCATGA
- a CDS encoding VWA domain-containing protein — protein MELSYWWILPLAAAAVTVTAWLSRRRRAPQTRPIAHGERLTDLPEYQQAIRRHRTRLALAVVLGAVFLAATATAAARPVHRTTEQPEIRNRDIVLCLDVSGSMTSTDAAIAAVFEDLAKEFDGERIGMVIFDSSSVQLFPLTDDYQFAAEQLTNAKEALDSGAGSFFDGTWNGEGSSLIGDGLASCVQSFPGTDAGERSRSVVLATDNFLSGEPIFTLDEASALAAEKKVKVHALNPGDMDYGGQPDQPGAQLKAAAQRTGGTYFTLDSPDAVQGIVQKVQETEATSYLAAPRVVIADAPDWPLGVALIAGAGMLLLGWRLEP, from the coding sequence ATGGAACTGAGCTACTGGTGGATACTTCCCCTGGCCGCAGCAGCGGTGACAGTCACCGCGTGGCTGTCCCGCCGTCGTCGTGCCCCACAGACCAGGCCCATCGCCCACGGTGAGCGGCTCACTGACCTCCCCGAATACCAGCAGGCGATACGCCGGCACCGTACACGCCTGGCGCTCGCCGTGGTGTTGGGCGCCGTATTCCTCGCCGCCACCGCCACAGCCGCGGCAAGACCGGTCCACCGCACAACAGAGCAACCGGAAATCAGGAACAGGGACATTGTGCTGTGCCTTGACGTGTCCGGGTCAATGACCAGCACGGATGCCGCCATCGCAGCCGTTTTCGAAGACTTGGCCAAGGAATTCGATGGCGAAAGAATAGGCATGGTCATCTTCGACAGCAGCAGCGTGCAGCTTTTCCCGCTCACCGACGACTACCAGTTCGCCGCCGAACAACTCACCAACGCCAAGGAAGCCTTGGACAGCGGAGCCGGGTCCTTCTTTGACGGTACGTGGAACGGGGAAGGCTCCTCGCTCATAGGCGACGGGCTGGCAAGCTGCGTGCAGAGCTTCCCCGGCACTGACGCAGGGGAGCGCTCGCGATCCGTGGTCCTGGCCACGGACAACTTCCTTTCCGGAGAACCGATCTTCACCCTGGACGAAGCCTCGGCCCTGGCCGCCGAGAAAAAGGTGAAGGTGCACGCGCTCAACCCCGGCGACATGGACTATGGCGGGCAACCCGATCAGCCGGGGGCCCAGCTCAAAGCAGCAGCCCAACGAACCGGCGGCACCTACTTCACTTTGGATAGCCCGGACGCAGTTCAGGGCATCGTCCAGAAAGTGCAGGAAACCGAAGCTACAAGCTACCTTGCAGCGCCGCGGGTAGTGATTGCAGACGCCCCTGACTGGCCATTGGGCGTTGCACTGATTGCCGGTGCGGGGATGCTGCTGCTCGGTTGGCGGCTGGAACCATGA
- a CDS encoding DUF58 domain-containing protein, giving the protein MPSLLRRVKSKMFIFAHRRTLTLLDGEYGSVFKGRSLDFDELRAYVPGDEVRDIDWKATARHGSPLVKRYVAVRRHTVLLLVDTGRNMAAQALSGETKKDIAVHAAGVLGYLASRHGDDVGLLHGNATRSTYIPPRSGEEHLERLLREVDASASLDGQASGIAEQLDYVLRYLKGRLLIVAVADEFLPDARTETLMRRLRGRHEVLWLTVCDAELAAEPGNRMQESTDVGTGQGIPLSLAVDPTVRAAYAAATLERERRRQDVFYRLGIAEEQTTGSEDVLGSVFALLEKHRSRAFTARTPTKGGSRAG; this is encoded by the coding sequence GTGCCCAGCCTCCTCCGACGCGTTAAATCGAAGATGTTCATCTTCGCCCACCGTAGGACACTGACCCTTCTGGACGGCGAGTACGGTTCGGTCTTCAAAGGCCGCAGCCTGGACTTCGATGAACTCCGCGCATATGTCCCTGGTGACGAGGTCCGCGACATCGATTGGAAGGCCACGGCACGGCACGGATCCCCCCTTGTGAAGCGCTACGTTGCAGTCCGCCGGCACACAGTCCTTCTCCTGGTGGACACCGGGAGGAACATGGCCGCACAGGCATTGTCCGGGGAAACCAAGAAGGACATCGCCGTGCATGCGGCCGGAGTGCTGGGTTACCTGGCTTCCCGGCACGGTGACGACGTAGGTCTCCTGCACGGGAACGCCACAAGGTCCACGTACATCCCGCCCCGCAGTGGTGAGGAGCATTTGGAACGGCTGCTCCGCGAAGTGGATGCGAGCGCTTCCCTGGACGGACAGGCCAGTGGGATCGCCGAGCAGCTGGACTATGTGTTGCGGTACCTGAAGGGGCGTTTGCTCATCGTCGCCGTGGCGGACGAGTTCCTTCCGGACGCCCGCACGGAGACCTTGATGCGGAGGCTGCGCGGCCGGCACGAGGTGCTATGGCTGACAGTCTGCGATGCCGAGCTCGCCGCCGAACCCGGGAACCGGATGCAGGAAAGCACGGATGTGGGCACCGGGCAAGGAATTCCCCTGTCCTTGGCCGTGGATCCCACGGTACGTGCCGCCTACGCAGCGGCAACGCTGGAACGCGAGCGGCGGCGTCAGGATGTGTTCTACCGGCTGGGAATCGCCGAGGAACAAACCACGGGCAGCGAGGACGTCCTAGGTTCAGTCTTCGCTCTCCTCGAAAAGCACCGTTCCCGCGCCTTCACGGCAAGGACCCCTACCAAGGGCGGTAGCCGTGCAGGATGA
- a CDS encoding MoxR family ATPase — MQQITAMAGIDAPDMARAQQLVGSIVRSFENKVVGQARLRETLVIGLLTGGHVLLESVPGLAKTTAAQAIAESVSAEFRRIQCTPDLLPSDIAGTQIFDAAKGTFVTQLGPVHANIVLLDEINRSSAKTQSAMLEAMQERQTSIGGETYPLPQPFLVLATQNPIEQEGTYRLPEAQMDRFMLKDVLDYPSPAEEAEVIRRIDSGVFSAEQKPPAAASLDAVVQVQELVRRVYIDPAIVRYIVGLAYVTRNASQYLEPRLANVVEFGASPRASIAFSQAARAMALLKGRDHVIPEDVKNLAHRILRHRIILGFDAVVEEISVETVIDAVVASVQTP, encoded by the coding sequence GTGCAACAGATCACAGCCATGGCCGGAATCGACGCACCGGATATGGCCCGTGCCCAGCAACTCGTGGGTAGCATCGTCCGCAGCTTCGAAAACAAAGTGGTAGGCCAGGCCAGGCTGCGTGAGACATTGGTTATCGGCTTATTGACCGGCGGCCATGTGCTGTTGGAAAGTGTTCCCGGTCTGGCTAAGACCACAGCGGCCCAAGCCATAGCAGAATCGGTCAGTGCGGAGTTCCGCCGGATACAGTGCACGCCGGACCTGCTGCCCAGCGACATCGCAGGCACGCAGATATTCGACGCCGCCAAGGGGACATTTGTCACGCAGCTGGGGCCGGTTCACGCAAACATAGTTCTGTTGGACGAGATCAATAGGTCCAGCGCCAAGACGCAAAGCGCCATGCTGGAGGCCATGCAGGAGCGTCAGACCTCCATTGGGGGTGAAACCTATCCTTTGCCGCAGCCCTTCCTGGTGCTCGCGACGCAGAACCCCATTGAGCAGGAGGGGACGTATCGTCTTCCCGAAGCACAGATGGACAGGTTCATGCTCAAGGACGTTCTTGACTATCCGAGCCCTGCGGAGGAAGCGGAAGTCATCCGCCGGATTGACTCCGGCGTTTTCAGTGCAGAGCAGAAGCCTCCGGCCGCTGCTTCCCTTGACGCCGTGGTCCAAGTCCAGGAACTCGTGCGCCGGGTATATATAGATCCCGCAATCGTCCGGTACATCGTCGGACTCGCCTATGTCACCCGTAACGCTTCCCAGTACTTGGAGCCCCGGCTGGCTAACGTGGTGGAATTCGGGGCCAGCCCGCGGGCGAGCATAGCCTTCAGCCAGGCAGCCCGCGCCATGGCGCTGCTCAAGGGGCGTGACCACGTCATTCCCGAGGACGTCAAGAACCTTGCGCATCGGATCCTGCGTCACCGCATCATCCTCGGATTCGATGCCGTGGTGGAGGAAATCTCCGTGGAGACCGTGATCGATGCCGTGGTGGCGTCCGTGCAGACGCCGTAG
- a CDS encoding carbohydrate ABC transporter permease, whose protein sequence is MTTKAKLGADVALAVIGVCFVAPLLWLLLASVDPQAGYQTKVPVAPSTENFRAVMTPELLFQPLANSFLLSAGTAVVNVLAAVLAAYPLSRYQSRFNKPFLYTILFGTSLPVTAIMVPVYGLFVQLQFLDSMAATIFFMATTTLPMAIWMTKNFMDSVPRELEEAAWVDGASTLAALRSIVLPLMRQGLGVVFIFVFIQAWGNFFVPFILLLSSAKQPAAVSIFSFFGQHGAIAYGQLAAFSILYSVPVLVLYALVSRGMGNSFALSGAMKG, encoded by the coding sequence ATGACTACCAAGGCGAAGCTGGGCGCGGACGTCGCCCTTGCGGTGATCGGGGTGTGCTTTGTTGCGCCCCTGCTGTGGTTGCTGTTGGCTTCCGTTGATCCTCAGGCCGGCTACCAGACCAAAGTTCCTGTGGCGCCGTCCACTGAGAATTTTCGAGCGGTGATGACTCCTGAGTTGTTGTTCCAGCCCTTGGCAAACAGTTTCCTGTTATCGGCGGGCACTGCTGTGGTGAATGTGCTTGCAGCTGTGCTTGCCGCCTACCCTTTGTCCAGGTATCAGTCCAGGTTCAACAAGCCCTTCCTGTACACGATTCTCTTTGGGACATCGCTCCCCGTGACGGCCATCATGGTGCCGGTCTATGGCCTGTTTGTTCAGCTGCAGTTTCTGGATTCAATGGCGGCGACCATCTTTTTCATGGCCACCACAACTTTGCCCATGGCGATATGGATGACCAAGAATTTCATGGATTCGGTCCCTCGTGAGTTGGAGGAAGCGGCATGGGTGGACGGTGCATCGACGCTGGCGGCGCTGCGGAGCATCGTGTTGCCGCTGATGCGGCAAGGACTCGGAGTGGTGTTCATCTTCGTTTTCATTCAGGCGTGGGGGAACTTCTTCGTCCCGTTCATCCTGTTGTTATCCAGCGCTAAGCAACCAGCCGCTGTCTCAATCTTCAGCTTCTTTGGCCAGCACGGTGCAATTGCGTACGGCCAACTGGCCGCGTTCTCCATCCTGTATTCGGTCCCCGTGCTGGTGCTCTACGCGCTGGTATCCCGTGGCATGGGAAATTCGTTTGCCCTGTCCGGTGCTATGAAGGGTTAG
- a CDS encoding sugar ABC transporter permease: protein MRIRRFLRLLPVFPAVLLLLVFLLAPVAWSFYASFTDAALSGKAARDPQWVGADNYVRMFSDDDFPFSAWLTVVFVVASAVLGQNVLGLLIALLMTRSRKAVAAWVGTAVVAAWVLPEIVAAFAAYAYFNRDGTLNQVVGALGGEGPDWLYSFPLVAIVLANTWRGTAFSMLVYRAALADVPRDVAEAALMDGARGWQRLAFITLPLIRSSIATNLMLITLQTLAVFTLIWVMTAGGPANASTTLPVLAYQEAFKFGDIGYGTAVASVLILLGMVFGAVYVRLLREQKT from the coding sequence ATGAGAATTCGCCGCTTCCTGCGGCTGCTGCCGGTATTTCCTGCCGTTCTTCTGCTCCTGGTGTTCCTGCTGGCTCCTGTGGCGTGGTCTTTTTATGCGTCATTCACGGACGCCGCGTTGTCCGGTAAGGCTGCCAGGGATCCGCAGTGGGTGGGAGCAGACAATTACGTCCGGATGTTCAGCGATGATGACTTTCCTTTCTCCGCCTGGCTCACGGTGGTGTTCGTCGTGGCTTCCGCAGTGCTGGGCCAGAATGTGCTGGGTTTACTCATTGCCCTGCTGATGACCCGTTCGCGCAAGGCAGTGGCAGCGTGGGTGGGTACTGCAGTGGTGGCGGCCTGGGTGCTTCCGGAGATCGTGGCGGCTTTTGCCGCTTACGCCTACTTCAACCGGGACGGGACGCTCAACCAGGTAGTGGGCGCCTTGGGAGGTGAGGGGCCGGATTGGTTGTATTCCTTTCCCTTGGTGGCAATCGTGCTGGCGAACACGTGGCGTGGAACTGCGTTTTCCATGCTGGTTTACCGTGCGGCGTTGGCTGATGTTCCCCGGGATGTGGCGGAGGCTGCGCTCATGGATGGAGCGCGCGGCTGGCAACGCCTCGCGTTCATCACGCTTCCGCTGATCCGGAGCAGCATTGCCACTAACTTGATGCTGATCACCCTTCAGACGTTGGCAGTGTTCACCCTCATCTGGGTGATGACTGCAGGTGGTCCGGCCAATGCCAGTACCACGTTGCCCGTGTTGGCCTACCAGGAGGCCTTCAAGTTCGGTGACATCGGCTACGGCACAGCTGTGGCGTCTGTACTGATTCTGCTGGGAATGGTTTTCGGCGCGGTGTACGTGAGGCTGCTACGGGAGCAAAAGACATGA
- a CDS encoding extracellular solute-binding protein, whose amino-acid sequence MRRPVIKAPLKYAPVKFAAALVSVAAVFAAATSCSPTPEATVSKTLKIVYQKSDSFTALDMVMQDAKTEFEASNSGVTVDLQPIQANDDDYGTKLALAQRSADTAPDVFYEDTFKVRSDVDAGYLLKLDSYLEKWDDWKSFNDAAKEAGRADDGGIYAVPLGTDTRAIWYNKSVLQKAGIPVPWQPKTWDEILTAARAIKASDPQVIPFTMYAGKGTGEGTVMQSFYELLYGTDSSLYDRDQKKWVVGSQGFRDSLAFLKTLYDEKLAVSPAEALDANVWKKVFGEWFPQGKLGATVEGSYSPSFWQKGGAYEWAGYEQKMGVAMFPTQKGQDPGGVSMSGGWALAVGAKSKNPELAFNFLTTALNKKNALAFDVNNSQIAVRTDVASDPGYLAANPFVKDVSELVKVTHYRPATADYPRISTAVQVATESVITGKQSPEEAAAEYDATVRKLAGEDKVLEK is encoded by the coding sequence ATGCGCCGTCCTGTGATCAAAGCGCCACTGAAGTACGCGCCAGTGAAGTTTGCCGCAGCGCTTGTTTCCGTCGCTGCCGTATTTGCGGCAGCGACGTCCTGTTCGCCTACGCCTGAGGCCACGGTGAGCAAGACCCTGAAGATCGTTTATCAGAAGAGCGACTCGTTCACGGCCCTGGATATGGTCATGCAGGACGCAAAAACGGAATTCGAAGCGTCCAACAGCGGTGTGACAGTGGACCTCCAACCCATCCAGGCCAACGACGACGACTACGGGACCAAATTAGCCTTGGCCCAGCGGTCAGCTGATACGGCACCTGACGTTTTCTATGAGGACACCTTCAAGGTGCGTTCCGACGTCGACGCCGGGTACCTGCTCAAGCTGGACAGTTACCTTGAGAAATGGGATGACTGGAAGTCGTTCAACGACGCAGCCAAGGAGGCCGGACGTGCGGACGACGGCGGTATTTACGCGGTCCCGCTGGGCACCGATACCCGGGCAATATGGTACAACAAGTCCGTCCTTCAGAAGGCTGGAATTCCGGTGCCGTGGCAACCAAAGACCTGGGACGAGATCCTCACGGCCGCCCGCGCCATCAAGGCTTCTGATCCCCAGGTCATCCCTTTCACCATGTACGCAGGTAAGGGGACCGGCGAGGGCACGGTCATGCAGAGCTTCTACGAACTGCTGTATGGCACTGACAGCAGTTTGTATGACAGGGACCAGAAGAAATGGGTGGTGGGTTCCCAAGGGTTCAGGGACTCCCTGGCTTTCCTCAAAACCCTCTATGACGAGAAACTGGCCGTGAGTCCTGCCGAAGCCCTGGACGCCAACGTCTGGAAGAAGGTTTTTGGCGAGTGGTTCCCGCAAGGCAAACTGGGCGCAACCGTGGAGGGTTCCTATTCGCCGTCGTTCTGGCAGAAGGGCGGCGCCTATGAGTGGGCCGGGTACGAGCAGAAGATGGGGGTCGCGATGTTCCCCACCCAGAAGGGACAGGATCCTGGAGGTGTGAGCATGTCCGGCGGTTGGGCACTGGCTGTGGGGGCGAAGAGCAAGAACCCTGAGCTCGCCTTCAACTTCCTCACCACGGCGCTGAACAAAAAGAATGCGCTTGCCTTCGACGTCAATAATTCCCAGATCGCCGTGCGTACGGATGTGGCATCGGATCCGGGATACTTGGCGGCCAACCCGTTCGTGAAGGACGTTTCAGAGCTGGTGAAGGTGACGCACTACCGGCCCGCGACGGCCGATTACCCCAGAATTTCCACAGCCGTCCAGGTAGCTACGGAATCTGTGATCACCGGTAAGCAGAGTCCTGAGGAAGCAGCAGCTGAATACGATGCCACCGTTCGGAAACTGGCAGGTGAGGACAAGGTTCTGGAGAAATGA
- a CDS encoding ROK family transcriptional regulator — translation MGDFNLTVILEAIRRSSGGLSRVELAQIVGLSPQTISNISRRLLDQQLIVEAGKEGSGPGKPRTILRLNPAGMYAVGVHLDPAVITFVVLDLLGEVVKHSRMATPGGDPAGVITSIAGQINILIEESGVDASKIAGLGVAVPGPIDLDEGSVVEPPLLTRWNRVRIREALAEATGMETLVDKDVTSAAVAETWAGGASGAGSFVFMYMGTGIGCGIVLNDEVVRGTSGNAGEIGHIVVDPQGPLCDCGLRGCVKSSCIPQVLVAEAEAAGVLEGHRAGADGPEVQERYAQLCDAADAGDGRAIAILDKSATLVARAVSIVTNTLDVERVVFGGPFWGRMSPYFMERVPELLDKNNAARMIHDLEVVGSGVGEDVGAIGAACLVLEHMLAPRAQRLLLEG, via the coding sequence CTGGAGGCGATCCGCCGCTCATCAGGTGGGCTCAGCCGTGTGGAGTTGGCTCAGATCGTGGGACTTTCCCCGCAGACCATTTCCAACATTTCCAGGCGTCTGCTGGATCAGCAGTTGATCGTGGAGGCCGGCAAGGAGGGCTCTGGTCCGGGTAAGCCCAGGACCATCCTGCGCCTGAACCCGGCCGGAATGTACGCTGTGGGCGTTCATCTGGATCCGGCAGTCATCACCTTCGTAGTTCTGGACCTGCTGGGTGAGGTCGTCAAGCATTCCCGGATGGCAACTCCCGGTGGTGATCCGGCCGGGGTGATCACCAGCATCGCCGGGCAGATCAATATCCTCATTGAGGAATCAGGGGTCGATGCGTCCAAGATTGCCGGGCTGGGCGTTGCTGTCCCCGGACCCATCGACCTTGACGAAGGCTCGGTGGTGGAGCCTCCGCTCCTGACACGGTGGAACCGTGTGCGCATCCGGGAGGCCTTAGCCGAGGCCACCGGCATGGAAACCTTGGTGGACAAGGACGTGACCAGTGCTGCCGTTGCGGAAACCTGGGCAGGCGGCGCCAGCGGTGCAGGCAGCTTCGTGTTCATGTACATGGGAACAGGCATCGGCTGCGGCATTGTCCTCAATGATGAAGTAGTGCGCGGGACCTCGGGCAATGCCGGCGAAATCGGCCACATCGTGGTGGACCCGCAGGGTCCGCTGTGTGATTGCGGACTGCGTGGCTGCGTAAAGTCTTCCTGCATCCCGCAGGTGCTGGTGGCCGAAGCCGAAGCCGCTGGTGTGCTGGAAGGGCATCGGGCTGGTGCGGACGGCCCCGAAGTCCAGGAACGGTATGCCCAGTTGTGCGACGCAGCCGACGCCGGTGACGGCAGGGCAATCGCCATCTTGGACAAGTCCGCAACCCTCGTTGCGCGTGCCGTGTCCATAGTGACCAACACCCTGGACGTGGAGCGCGTCGTTTTCGGTGGCCCGTTCTGGGGGCGGATGTCGCCCTACTTCATGGAACGTGTTCCGGAACTGTTGGACAAAAACAACGCGGCCCGCATGATCCACGATCTCGAAGTTGTGGGATCTGGCGTGGGCGAGGACGTTGGAGCCATCGGTGCCGCCTGCCTGGTTTTGGAGCACATGCTGGCACCACGGGCGCAAAGGCTCCTGCTGGAGGGCTAG